The segment GTGATTGTTGATGAGATTTATCAAGGCCTAAATTATGACGATGCGCCGCTATCGGCGACATCACTGTCTGACCAAGCCTTTGTGGTGAACAGCTTCTCTAAGTATTTTGGTATGACGGGCTGGCGCTTGGGGTGGTTGGTGGCGCCTGAGCATGCTGTCGAGCCGCTTACTAGGCTGGCGCAAAACGTCTTCCTTGCCGCGCCTACGCCTTCCCAGCATGCGGCGTTGGCCGCCTTCACTCCAGAGTGTCGAGACATTTTGGAAGCGCGTAGATCGACGCTCAAGCAGCGACGCCAAGTGTTGTTGGATGGGCTAGCGCAGTTGGGGCTTGCGCCGGATCTGCCACCTCAAGGGGCTTTTTATCTGTGGTTGGATATTTCCCATTACAGCCGAGATAGCCAGGCATTCTGTGAGCGGTTGCTGGTCGAGGAGAACGTGGCAATCACTCCGGGCATTGATTTCGCGCTGGAGGGCGGCGAACACCATGTGCGCATCGCCTTTACTAACAGCGTTGAACGGTTGCAGGAGGCCGTAGAGCGCATTGGTCGTTTCGTGAGCCGGCTATGACGACCTATCCTGAGTTGGTGTCTGGGGTGTTGCTGCGTCGTTATAAACGCTTTTTAGCCGATGTACGGTTGGAGAGTGGCGAGGAAGTCGTTGCCCATTGCCCCAATACGGGCTCAATGAAGGCGGTGAATGTGCCCGGTTGTCGAGTGTGGCTGTCACGGAGTGATAATCCCAAGCGAAAGCTGGCTTGGACCTGGGAATGGATTGAGTTGCCACAGCCAGAGGGTGCCTTGGCGCTGGCTTCTGTTCACACTGGCCGCGCCAACCGCATCGTGGAAGAGGCAATTTTAGCCGGCGATATCGCGCCATTGGTGGGCTATCAAACGCTCAAGCGGGAAGTGAAGATTAGTGACGCAAGGCTCGATTTTCGGCTGAGTGATCCTGATAAGGGCGAGGCTTATATTGAAGTTAAGCAGGTCACCCTTAAAGAAGCCGATGGTCATGGTTATTTTCCTGACTCGGTCAGCGTGAGGGGAACCAAGCATTTGCATACATTAGCCGCGCTTGCCGAGCATGGAGAAAGGGCCGTG is part of the Halomonas sp. GT genome and harbors:
- the sfsA gene encoding DNA/RNA nuclease SfsA codes for the protein MTTYPELVSGVLLRRYKRFLADVRLESGEEVVAHCPNTGSMKAVNVPGCRVWLSRSDNPKRKLAWTWEWIELPQPEGALALASVHTGRANRIVEEAILAGDIAPLVGYQTLKREVKISDARLDFRLSDPDKGEAYIEVKQVTLKEADGHGYFPDSVSVRGTKHLHTLAALAEHGERAVLLFCVAHEGIHDVAPAAHIDPLYAGALAAAVDAGVEVLAYGITLDWQAGAPVAVRLARPLPVRI